A part of Maridesulfovibrio hydrothermalis AM13 = DSM 14728 genomic DNA contains:
- a CDS encoding Na/Pi cotransporter family protein, whose amino-acid sequence MNFALFGNLLGGLGLFLIGMRLMTTGLKQAAGSSLKKILGQWTRSPGRGLFSGFMITALVQSSSAVTVAVIGFVNAGLITLSQSIGVIYGSNIGTTVTGWIVAAVGFSVNLKTFALPVIALGALLRLSGQTSKRAFFGDAFAGFGLFLLGISTLQMAFKGIESSIDLSSIAAMGALSIPVFIVIGLSLTILMQSSSAAMALVLTATVSGLMDLNQGAAAVIGTNIGTTSTAALSVIGATVNAKKVATGHIIFNIVTALVALILLPVIINSILFLMDAIGLTHEPAVVLALFHTVFNSLGVIILWPFTERLVSFIERRFARKGDDKGRPRYLDSNVIGTPALALDALTLEMRRIGSLNRTIVRKGLSSNFCYAALPSDKEAQDSLIEASRSFCAKLQSRPLNEMQASQIATGLRVLQYFRTAGALSASLEKKRLKPNLEALGADADLVTVFMNSCIGVLNVAENPCSDEFCQIDNMIHDMLSAYHDLKAKLLAAGGTGDIPVPEMVEQLELFSKIRRITRQAAKGAVYLAAMTPESGVCCPTNTIKFAWNRHW is encoded by the coding sequence ATGAATTTTGCACTTTTCGGAAACCTACTTGGTGGTCTGGGACTTTTTCTTATCGGAATGCGACTGATGACTACGGGGCTGAAACAGGCTGCCGGAAGCTCCCTGAAAAAAATTTTAGGGCAATGGACCAGAAGTCCGGGCCGTGGACTTTTTTCGGGTTTCATGATTACCGCACTTGTTCAATCATCAAGCGCTGTCACCGTAGCTGTAATCGGATTTGTCAACGCAGGGCTGATTACCCTGTCTCAATCCATAGGCGTAATTTACGGCAGTAATATAGGAACCACAGTCACAGGCTGGATTGTTGCTGCTGTCGGTTTCAGTGTTAACCTGAAAACCTTTGCCCTGCCGGTTATTGCTCTGGGAGCTTTACTCCGCCTCTCCGGACAAACTTCAAAACGCGCCTTTTTCGGTGATGCATTTGCTGGTTTCGGCCTTTTTCTGCTGGGCATTTCCACTCTGCAAATGGCTTTTAAAGGTATTGAGTCCTCAATCGACCTTTCATCAATTGCTGCTATGGGAGCACTGTCCATCCCGGTTTTCATAGTCATCGGCCTTTCTCTGACAATATTAATGCAAAGCTCAAGTGCAGCTATGGCCCTAGTTCTTACAGCCACAGTCAGCGGACTTATGGATTTAAATCAAGGGGCGGCAGCTGTCATCGGAACAAATATCGGAACAACTTCAACAGCTGCCCTTTCCGTTATCGGGGCAACCGTCAATGCTAAAAAAGTTGCTACCGGACATATTATCTTTAACATCGTCACTGCACTGGTCGCACTTATTTTGCTGCCGGTAATCATAAATTCTATCTTATTTCTAATGGATGCTATAGGCCTTACTCATGAACCGGCTGTTGTGCTGGCTCTTTTCCATACCGTATTTAATTCGCTGGGAGTAATAATTCTGTGGCCTTTTACTGAGCGGCTGGTCTCATTTATTGAGCGAAGGTTCGCCCGCAAAGGTGATGACAAAGGGCGGCCCAGATATCTTGACAGCAATGTGATAGGCACGCCTGCTCTGGCTCTTGATGCTCTGACTCTTGAAATGCGCAGGATAGGCAGTCTGAACAGGACCATCGTACGTAAAGGGTTGAGTTCTAACTTCTGCTACGCCGCGCTTCCGTCAGATAAAGAGGCGCAGGACAGCCTGATTGAAGCCTCGCGTTCATTCTGCGCTAAACTGCAATCGCGACCGCTAAACGAAATGCAGGCATCACAGATCGCCACAGGGCTTAGAGTTCTGCAATACTTCCGCACTGCGGGCGCCTTATCAGCTTCACTTGAAAAGAAGAGGCTCAAGCCTAATCTTGAAGCTCTTGGCGCGGACGCCGACCTTGTCACGGTTTTCATGAATTCCTGTATCGGCGTGTTAAATGTTGCAGAAAATCCATGTTCCGATGAGTTTTGCCAAATCGACAACATGATACATGACATGTTATCAGCGTATCACGACCTTAAAGCAAAACTGCTGGCGGCCGGTGGCACAGGCGATATCCCTGTTCCTGAAATGGTCGAACAGCTTGAACTTTTTTCCAAAATCAGAAGAATCACCAGACAGGCTGCTAAAGGTGCAGTATACCTTGCGGCAATGACTCCTGAGTCAGGTGTCTGTTGCCCAACCAACACAATTAAATTTGCATGGAACCGCCACTGGTAA
- a CDS encoding OmpH family outer membrane protein — MYKKILKLTLIIAMAAFIAGCQQQASSGAKVGFVDTQKVFKECKAGTEGMEYLKNASEEFQSTFTEMQKELAGNQTEENTQKFQAALGEYQNKMGAEQNRIIEALQNGFTKAVDEYRTANGYSAILSTESAISYDKDADISDKIIEAMNKMAIKIKPE, encoded by the coding sequence ATGTACAAAAAAATACTGAAATTAACATTGATTATTGCTATGGCAGCTTTTATCGCGGGCTGTCAACAACAGGCTTCCTCCGGAGCTAAAGTCGGATTTGTCGATACTCAAAAGGTTTTCAAAGAATGCAAAGCCGGTACTGAGGGTATGGAATACCTGAAGAATGCAAGTGAAGAATTCCAGAGCACTTTCACCGAAATGCAAAAAGAACTGGCCGGCAATCAGACTGAAGAAAACACTCAGAAGTTTCAGGCTGCACTCGGCGAATACCAGAACAAAATGGGTGCTGAGCAGAACAGAATCATTGAGGCTCTCCAGAACGGATTCACCAAAGCTGTTGACGAATATCGTACAGCTAACGGCTACTCTGCCATCCTTTCCACAGAATCTGCTATCAGCTACGACAAGGACGCTGACATCAGTGATAAAATCATTGAAGCTATGAACAAAATGGCTATCAAAATCAAGCCTGAATAA
- the pyk gene encoding pyruvate kinase, protein MRTKVIATLGPASGNVETIRKMVLNGVRILRLNFSHSDAESFRPLIAKIRQVEEDLNIPLTVMGDLCGPKIRIGVVDGAPHEINAHSDVYLGLPEIAGKATDRPFIPLDQTELLQGLEDGMEVSLSDGMLQFKVTETIEKDKLYRLEAQNGGLLSSRKGITFPGKNIALAAFTDKDRVDLTGCIDIGVDAVAMSFVQTASDVEDVQAEIAKRGVWLPVIAKIERQNAVDNIEDILKVADGIMVARGDLGLECKLSAVPVIQKKLIRAARHAQKPVIVATQMMLSMVKNPIPTRAEANDVANAIMDGADCCMLSEETAIGDYPAEAVGYIREIAEGTEPYYLRRIDGPYKPKKEINPIKYLSYSACLLADNIDSPAILCHSSSGASARVICSRRPEQQIYCLTPDKSVPGYLNFFWGMIPVVTDSTVPDHRKRLETYLEGNKDFPRGKGYILVSGQPTPGQTESKTNEIKLYYK, encoded by the coding sequence ATGAGAACTAAAGTAATTGCCACCTTAGGCCCCGCCTCCGGAAATGTTGAAACAATTCGCAAAATGGTTCTGAACGGAGTCAGAATTCTGCGGCTTAACTTCTCTCACTCCGATGCTGAAAGCTTTCGTCCGCTGATTGCAAAAATCCGTCAGGTTGAAGAAGATCTGAATATCCCTCTCACTGTAATGGGTGATCTTTGCGGCCCTAAAATCAGAATCGGCGTGGTTGATGGTGCTCCTCATGAAATTAATGCGCACTCTGATGTGTATCTCGGCCTCCCCGAAATCGCAGGCAAAGCAACAGACAGACCTTTTATTCCACTGGATCAGACCGAACTTCTGCAGGGTCTTGAAGATGGAATGGAAGTATCTTTAAGTGATGGCATGCTTCAGTTCAAAGTAACTGAAACTATTGAAAAGGATAAACTTTACAGACTGGAAGCGCAGAATGGCGGTCTTTTATCCTCCCGTAAGGGGATCACTTTTCCAGGTAAAAATATAGCTTTAGCAGCTTTTACCGACAAAGACAGAGTAGATCTTACCGGCTGTATTGATATCGGTGTTGATGCGGTTGCTATGTCGTTTGTTCAAACAGCAAGCGATGTTGAAGATGTTCAGGCCGAAATCGCTAAACGTGGAGTCTGGCTGCCGGTTATTGCTAAGATTGAACGCCAGAATGCTGTTGATAATATCGAAGACATTTTAAAGGTTGCTGATGGCATCATGGTTGCCCGCGGCGACTTGGGGCTTGAGTGTAAGCTGTCCGCTGTGCCTGTTATTCAGAAAAAACTGATCAGAGCAGCCCGCCATGCACAGAAACCGGTCATAGTTGCTACCCAGATGATGCTTTCTATGGTCAAGAACCCCATCCCCACCCGTGCTGAAGCTAATGATGTAGCTAACGCCATCATGGACGGTGCAGACTGCTGCATGCTTTCTGAGGAGACTGCAATCGGTGATTATCCGGCAGAAGCTGTTGGATACATCCGGGAGATTGCGGAAGGAACCGAGCCTTACTACCTGCGTCGTATTGACGGTCCTTATAAACCGAAAAAAGAAATCAATCCAATCAAGTACCTTAGCTATTCAGCTTGTTTGCTGGCGGATAATATCGACAGTCCGGCTATTCTCTGCCATTCCAGCAGCGGAGCTTCTGCAAGGGTAATATGCAGTCGCAGGCCGGAGCAGCAAATATATTGTCTGACACCGGATAAAAGTGTTCCCGGCTATCTTAATTTCTTTTGGGGCATGATTCCGGTCGTAACAGATTCTACTGTTCCTGATCACAGGAAACGGTTGGAAACTTATCTTGAGGGCAATAAGGACTTTCCCAGAGGTAAAGGATATATCCTTGTCTCTGGTCAGCCTACTCCCGGACAGACCGAGTCAAAGACAAACGAAATTAAATTGTATTATAAATAG
- a CDS encoding cereblon family protein, with amino-acid sequence MQSLIQPNSYSLLKKQVFSPPSDGTELNGDAKPIKPSSRKKIICRECRFEITESVLAISVNGRHEHSFFNPHGYVFQIRCFSAAKGCISTGDPSSEFSWFANCTWQVAACGRCLGHLGWKFSSDSNSFFGLIKNNIREYDK; translated from the coding sequence ATGCAAAGCCTTATTCAACCAAACTCATACTCCCTGCTGAAAAAACAGGTCTTCTCCCCTCCATCAGACGGCACTGAACTAAATGGTGATGCAAAGCCAATAAAACCCTCCAGCAGAAAAAAGATTATATGCCGTGAGTGCCGTTTTGAAATAACAGAATCAGTACTTGCCATAAGCGTGAATGGAAGACATGAACACTCATTTTTCAACCCTCACGGCTACGTATTTCAAATCAGATGCTTTTCCGCAGCAAAAGGCTGTATCAGTACAGGTGACCCTTCATCAGAGTTCAGCTGGTTTGCAAACTGCACTTGGCAGGTGGCGGCTTGCGGCCGATGTCTGGGCCATCTTGGATGGAAATTCAGTTCTGATTCCAATTCCTTTTTCGGGCTGATAAAAAATAATATCCGCGAGTATGATAAGTAA
- the lysS gene encoding lysine--tRNA ligase: MPLLEALQAQNELNQVLKNRVEKACTLLDEGVALYPNDFSKDTDVSDIWDNYDNLGGEELEALGKKFKIAGRVITHRSFGKVAFFHLQDPTGRVQVYVARDDLGPDLYKIFKKFDIGDIVGVEGELFRTKTDELTLKAYKVDLITKSMRPLPEKYHGLKDVETRYRQRYVDLIVTPKAREIFQKRTKIVRALRNYLDNKGFMEVETPMMQPIPGGAAARPFETHHNALDMKLYLRIAPELYLKRLLVGGFEKVYEINRNFRNEGISIRHNPEFTMLEFYWAYANFEDLMDLTEDMISSVCKDVNGDTKIEYQGEKIDLTPGAWHRVAFHESLETIGNVAPEIYEDYDKCKELVKKLGEKAVEGEKLGKLQAKLFDLLVEPKLMQPHFIYHYPTDISPLSRRNEENPDITDRFELFIYGRELANAFSELNDPVDQRCRFMEQVAEKDAGDDEAHHMDEDYVRALEYGMPPAAGQGIGIDRLVMLLTDSASIREVILFPLLRAEAGSGTGGA, from the coding sequence ATGCCCCTGCTTGAGGCTCTGCAAGCTCAGAACGAACTCAATCAGGTTCTGAAGAATCGTGTAGAAAAAGCATGTACTCTTCTTGATGAAGGTGTAGCTCTCTATCCCAACGACTTCAGCAAAGATACAGATGTCTCAGATATTTGGGACAATTATGACAACCTCGGAGGAGAAGAGCTTGAAGCTCTCGGCAAGAAATTTAAAATTGCCGGCAGGGTTATTACCCACCGCTCCTTCGGTAAGGTGGCATTCTTTCATCTTCAGGATCCGACCGGCAGGGTTCAGGTCTACGTAGCCAGGGATGACCTCGGCCCTGATCTGTATAAAATTTTTAAAAAATTCGATATCGGCGACATTGTCGGCGTTGAAGGCGAGCTATTCAGAACCAAAACTGATGAACTGACCCTTAAAGCTTACAAGGTCGACCTTATTACAAAATCCATGCGTCCGCTTCCTGAGAAGTATCACGGATTGAAGGATGTTGAGACCAGATATCGGCAGCGTTATGTCGACCTGATCGTTACACCTAAAGCACGTGAAATCTTTCAGAAAAGAACTAAGATTGTAAGGGCTCTCCGTAACTATCTTGATAATAAAGGTTTTATGGAAGTTGAGACCCCGATGATGCAGCCTATTCCGGGCGGAGCAGCAGCAAGGCCTTTTGAGACTCACCATAATGCACTTGATATGAAGCTTTATCTGCGCATTGCCCCGGAGCTTTACCTTAAGCGTCTACTTGTCGGCGGGTTTGAGAAGGTTTATGAGATCAACCGTAACTTCCGCAATGAAGGAATCTCCATCAGGCATAACCCTGAATTCACAATGCTTGAGTTCTACTGGGCCTATGCAAACTTTGAAGACCTCATGGATCTTACTGAAGATATGATCTCGTCAGTCTGTAAAGACGTAAATGGTGACACTAAAATTGAATATCAGGGTGAAAAGATAGATCTTACACCCGGCGCATGGCATCGCGTCGCTTTTCATGAATCTCTGGAGACAATCGGCAACGTAGCTCCTGAAATATATGAAGATTATGACAAGTGTAAAGAGCTGGTGAAAAAGCTTGGCGAGAAAGCTGTAGAAGGCGAAAAACTCGGCAAGCTGCAGGCTAAGTTGTTTGATCTGCTGGTTGAACCCAAGCTGATGCAGCCTCACTTTATCTATCACTACCCGACTGATATTTCTCCTCTTTCAAGAAGAAATGAAGAAAATCCGGATATAACAGACCGTTTTGAACTGTTTATTTACGGTCGTGAACTGGCAAATGCATTTTCAGAACTTAACGATCCCGTGGACCAGCGTTGCCGGTTCATGGAGCAGGTCGCAGAAAAAGATGCTGGAGATGATGAGGCTCATCACATGGATGAGGATTATGTTCGTGCGCTTGAGTACGGCATGCCTCCGGCAGCAGGACAGGGTATCGGTATCGATAGACTCGTTATGCTGCTGACGGACAGTGCCTCCATCAGAGAAGTTATTCTGTTTCCTCTCCTCAGGGCTGAAGCCGGTTCCGGCACTGGTGGCGCATGA
- a CDS encoding lipoprotein-releasing ABC transporter permease subunit, which yields MKFELFVALRYLFTLRRNSFISVISLFAVCGVAIGVAALIVVIGVMNGFSTDLRDKILGVNAHIIVTAYDGTLDNYHHMTDKIEKIPGVTGVTPFIYSEVMLSSGGGVKGVVLRGVDSETAKGVLSLPGDIVSGSVDSLSKDSKLPEIVIGNQLAKRLGLAVGDTVNLLSPSGKRSAAGFTPKVRVFKVGGIFRTGMFEYDSSLAYISNKSAQKLLGFKRDFVSGLEIRLADVYAVDKIGKVVKTELSGYPVQIRNWQQMNANLFAALKLEKTAMFIILAMIVMVGSFSIITTLVMLVMQKTKDIAVLMSMGATSGSIRRIFMLQGTLIGLIGTSCGYLIGVPVALLLKKYQFIKLPSNVYPVDYLPVRMDLFDLTIIGVAAFSLCFLATLYPARQAAALKPAQALRYE from the coding sequence ATGAAATTTGAACTCTTCGTCGCACTGAGATATCTGTTTACCCTGAGAAGGAATTCCTTCATCTCGGTGATATCGCTTTTTGCTGTGTGCGGCGTTGCAATCGGGGTTGCCGCCCTTATTGTGGTGATCGGCGTTATGAACGGTTTTTCAACCGACCTGCGGGATAAAATTCTCGGAGTAAACGCCCATATCATTGTTACCGCATATGACGGTACTTTAGATAACTATCACCATATGACCGATAAAATTGAAAAGATTCCGGGCGTTACAGGTGTAACGCCCTTTATCTATTCTGAGGTGATGCTTTCCAGTGGCGGGGGAGTTAAGGGCGTTGTTTTAAGAGGTGTAGACTCTGAAACAGCTAAAGGCGTTCTCAGTCTTCCCGGCGATATAGTTTCCGGCAGCGTTGACTCTTTGTCAAAAGATAGTAAGTTGCCTGAAATTGTTATAGGAAATCAACTGGCCAAGCGACTCGGACTCGCCGTTGGCGATACGGTTAACCTGCTGTCTCCTTCGGGAAAACGCAGTGCTGCCGGATTTACACCGAAGGTACGGGTATTTAAAGTGGGCGGAATCTTTAGAACAGGTATGTTTGAATATGATTCTTCTCTTGCATATATCAGTAATAAATCGGCTCAGAAACTGCTTGGTTTTAAACGTGATTTTGTTTCCGGTCTTGAAATTCGCTTAGCAGATGTATATGCAGTTGATAAGATAGGCAAAGTTGTCAAAACGGAGCTTTCAGGGTATCCGGTACAGATCAGGAACTGGCAGCAGATGAATGCCAACCTGTTTGCAGCTCTTAAGCTGGAAAAAACAGCCATGTTCATCATTTTGGCAATGATTGTGATGGTCGGCTCTTTCAGTATCATTACAACTTTGGTTATGCTGGTGATGCAGAAAACCAAAGATATTGCAGTGCTGATGTCTATGGGGGCAACTTCCGGCAGTATCAGAAGAATTTTCATGTTGCAGGGTACTTTGATAGGACTGATAGGCACAAGTTGCGGGTATCTCATCGGGGTACCGGTTGCGTTGCTTTTGAAGAAATACCAGTTTATTAAATTGCCCAGTAATGTTTATCCCGTAGATTATCTGCCTGTGCGGATGGATTTATTTGATTTGACAATAATCGGTGTTGCGGCGTTTTCGCTTTGTTTTTTGGCTACTTTGTATCCGGCGAGACAAGCTGCTGCTCTTAAGCCGGCACAGGCTTTAAGGTATGAGTAA
- a CDS encoding ABC transporter ATP-binding protein — MSNLLYELKDVVKEFKGPTETVRVLDHVNLEVDCGESLAIMGSSGSGKTTLLHILGTLDTASSGNINFAGMNINDMTPEKRAQVRNRGIGFVFQFHHLLPEFTALENVALPAMLAGISQSKASDMAREALGLVGLDNRLEHRVTTLSGGERQRAAIARAVLLKPKVLLADEPTGNLDEKTGKMVGDMLTSLNEELGMTLIIVTHNMELASGMNRQLELRSGELYAQN, encoded by the coding sequence ATGAGTAATTTGCTTTACGAGCTTAAAGATGTAGTTAAGGAATTTAAGGGACCGACAGAAACTGTTCGGGTTCTGGATCATGTGAACCTTGAAGTGGATTGCGGGGAATCGCTGGCCATTATGGGATCATCTGGATCTGGTAAAACAACGCTTCTGCATATTCTCGGCACTCTTGATACCGCCTCAAGCGGTAATATTAATTTTGCTGGAATGAATATTAATGATATGACACCAGAAAAACGAGCTCAGGTCCGGAACAGGGGAATCGGGTTTGTTTTTCAGTTTCATCACTTACTTCCGGAGTTTACTGCTCTGGAAAATGTTGCCCTTCCTGCCATGCTGGCAGGGATAAGTCAGAGTAAAGCCTCTGATATGGCCCGTGAAGCCCTTGGGCTGGTAGGTCTTGATAACAGGCTTGAACACAGGGTTACCACCTTGTCCGGTGGTGAAAGACAGAGGGCTGCTATTGCCCGGGCTGTTCTTTTGAAACCTAAAGTTCTGCTAGCGGATGAGCCTACCGGCAACTTGGATGAGAAGACAGGGAAGATGGTTGGAGATATGCTTACTTCCCTTAATGAAGAGCTTGGAATGACACTCATTATTGTGACTCACAATATGGAACTGGCCAGCGGGATGAACCGCCAGCTTGAGCTGCGTTCCGGAGAACTGTATGCCCAGAACTAG
- the bamA gene encoding outer membrane protein assembly factor BamA codes for MPRTRILFLLIAATLAFMLNFGAGKAQADEASSIILAVLPFEVNADADTQYLKDSLPTLLSDRLREAGFRVVNQKRVMELVDEQGYEFLNIQSAKDMALLAGAGYSVYGSFSQIGEDLSIDVRLVEAFGIKPAVPLFVSKKGLINLLPAVDELVSKMKLELLSQDKIVEVDVRGVKVLDKDVIMMRTNIKTGDIYTPSKINADLKNIYALGYFDDVKVMVSDIPGGKKIVFDVKEKPRIQAISVKGSDALDSEDILAAVNTKKGAVLNPRVLSDDLNTVREMYRKEGYYNAKIDYNLEGEGSQARLNLNINEGKKLYIEGIIIEGAKQLDADEIRAQLALTERGWLSWFTKTGVLKEELLERDASAILAYYGNRGFIDAKVGEPEVEIKDDGIYVTFKVAEGDRYKVGSVAFRGDLIVKKSKLRELTAADDMADGGEYLDRSVLREDMKAISDYYSNYGYAYAEANIQFDQDTINKTVGITFMISKRQKVHIRRVIIQGNSKTRNNVILREMRLADGDQFSGSKLQRSIVRLNKLDYFSEVDIEPIPTGDPGEMDLKVKVKDKNTGMVSGGIGYSTSDSVFVSAKITERNLFGRGWDFGLSGGWSSKTISYGVNFYNPRVNDTLWGAGGQTYWRNEDFDDYDKQTIGGAVEASYPLGEYTNFFTNYRLDNYLISDVSTTAAKEIKDIEGYNWSSVVTAGLKRDTTNKAFNPSTGTLNTLTVEMGGGILMGDDSYVKYTYDSNYFTPVFWDLVFHWKGSLGFIHDNFGDGDIPVFERFYLGGINNVRGYSSREISPRDSVSGDRTGGNKMMFMNFELLFPINEEFGLVGVTFFDIGNAWDDGQSFFHDTKQADGSSLFLGLYKSIGAGIRWFSPMGPIRVEYGYGLDDLKDSGRHKIEFSMGQFF; via the coding sequence ATGCCCAGAACTAGAATTCTGTTTTTACTGATTGCGGCAACTCTTGCATTCATGCTCAACTTCGGCGCAGGCAAGGCGCAGGCTGATGAGGCCTCCAGTATTATTCTTGCTGTGCTTCCGTTTGAAGTGAATGCTGATGCGGATACTCAATACCTCAAAGACAGTTTACCCACTCTTCTATCTGACAGACTGCGTGAAGCAGGGTTCAGGGTTGTTAATCAGAAGCGGGTCATGGAACTCGTGGATGAACAGGGTTATGAATTTCTTAATATACAATCAGCCAAAGATATGGCTTTGCTGGCCGGGGCCGGATATTCCGTTTACGGAAGTTTCAGTCAGATCGGTGAAGACCTGAGTATCGATGTTCGACTGGTTGAAGCCTTTGGCATCAAGCCGGCCGTTCCGCTTTTTGTTTCAAAGAAAGGGCTGATTAATCTCCTGCCTGCTGTAGACGAGCTGGTTTCTAAAATGAAACTGGAGCTGCTCAGTCAGGACAAAATTGTTGAAGTTGATGTGCGTGGTGTTAAAGTCCTTGATAAAGATGTTATCATGATGCGCACAAACATCAAGACCGGTGATATTTATACTCCTTCCAAAATTAATGCCGATCTCAAAAATATATATGCACTGGGTTATTTTGACGACGTGAAAGTCATGGTGTCAGATATTCCCGGCGGTAAGAAAATTGTATTTGACGTTAAGGAAAAGCCACGTATTCAGGCCATTTCAGTTAAAGGCTCTGACGCTCTTGACTCGGAAGATATTCTGGCTGCAGTGAATACCAAAAAGGGTGCTGTCCTTAACCCTAGAGTCCTTTCAGATGATCTGAATACCGTTCGCGAGATGTATCGCAAAGAAGGATACTATAACGCTAAGATCGACTATAATCTGGAAGGCGAAGGATCGCAGGCCCGCCTTAACCTTAATATTAATGAAGGCAAAAAACTTTATATAGAAGGCATCATCATTGAAGGGGCCAAACAGCTTGATGCTGATGAAATAAGAGCGCAGCTTGCACTGACTGAAAGAGGCTGGCTCTCATGGTTCACTAAGACAGGGGTCCTTAAGGAAGAACTTCTGGAACGTGATGCCTCTGCTATCCTTGCATACTACGGCAACCGCGGATTCATTGATGCAAAAGTAGGCGAACCGGAAGTTGAGATTAAAGATGACGGCATCTATGTAACTTTCAAAGTTGCTGAAGGTGATCGATATAAGGTCGGCAGTGTAGCTTTTCGCGGTGATCTGATTGTAAAAAAATCAAAACTTCGTGAACTTACTGCTGCTGATGATATGGCCGACGGCGGTGAATACCTTGATAGATCCGTTCTTCGCGAGGATATGAAAGCCATTTCCGATTATTATTCAAACTATGGTTATGCCTACGCAGAAGCCAATATCCAGTTTGATCAGGATACCATTAACAAAACTGTCGGTATTACCTTCATGATTTCCAAGCGTCAGAAGGTACATATCAGACGTGTGATTATTCAGGGTAACTCGAAAACTCGTAATAACGTTATATTGCGTGAAATGCGTCTGGCTGACGGTGACCAGTTCAGCGGCTCCAAACTGCAACGCTCTATTGTTCGTCTTAATAAGCTGGATTATTTCAGCGAAGTTGATATCGAACCCATCCCCACAGGTGATCCCGGTGAGATGGATCTTAAAGTTAAAGTAAAGGATAAAAATACCGGTATGGTAAGTGGTGGTATCGGCTACTCCACTTCAGACAGTGTTTTTGTCTCTGCTAAAATAACCGAGCGCAACCTGTTTGGACGCGGTTGGGATTTCGGTCTTAGCGGCGGGTGGAGCTCGAAGACAATCAGTTACGGGGTTAATTTCTACAACCCGCGTGTAAATGATACACTTTGGGGAGCCGGTGGACAGACATATTGGCGTAACGAAGACTTTGACGATTATGATAAACAGACAATCGGTGGAGCTGTAGAAGCCAGTTATCCGCTTGGAGAATATACCAACTTCTTCACCAATTATCGTCTTGATAATTATCTTATCTCTGATGTTTCAACTACTGCGGCGAAGGAGATCAAGGATATCGAAGGTTATAACTGGTCGAGTGTTGTAACTGCCGGCCTTAAAAGAGATACTACCAACAAAGCTTTTAACCCTTCTACTGGTACTTTAAATACCCTGACAGTTGAGATGGGTGGCGGTATCCTGATGGGTGATGACTCCTATGTGAAATACACGTATGATTCAAACTACTTCACCCCGGTTTTTTGGGATCTTGTATTTCACTGGAAAGGTAGTCTCGGTTTTATTCATGATAACTTCGGTGATGGTGATATCCCTGTATTCGAAAGATTCTACCTCGGTGGTATTAACAACGTCCGCGGTTACTCAAGCAGAGAAATATCACCTCGCGACAGTGTTTCCGGCGACCGTACCGGTGGTAACAAGATGATGTTCATGAATTTTGAGCTATTGTTCCCCATTAATGAAGAATTCGGACTTGTCGGCGTAACTTTCTTTGATATTGGTAATGCATGGGATGACGGGCAAAGCTTTTTCCATGATACCAAACAGGCAGATGGAAGCTCGCTTTTCCTCGGACTGTACAAAAGTATCGGTGCTGGTATACGTTGGTTCTCACCCATGGGACCGATCAGAGTTGAGTACGGATATGGACTTGACGACCTTAAAGACAGCGGTAGACACAAGATTGAATTCTCTATGGGCCAGTTCTTTTAA
- a CDS encoding OmpH family outer membrane protein codes for MRKILFAALVLMIAFQAQAFAASPQKYAVVNSNLLLKDSEIGQAALKTLEKKVATATAKIKAKKKEIEDLNKALQKQKLVLSLEAKQDKELELKRKYRDYQDLAQATQRKIQVEEQKVRVPVIEMISKIVQEYGKKNGYAVIFDKAATGFIYVNDAVDVTNEIMLEMNRAYRAGKK; via the coding sequence ATGCGTAAAATTTTATTTGCAGCTTTAGTTTTAATGATTGCTTTTCAGGCGCAGGCATTTGCAGCATCCCCTCAGAAATATGCTGTAGTTAATTCTAATCTGCTTCTCAAAGACTCTGAAATAGGACAGGCAGCTCTCAAAACTCTGGAAAAGAAAGTTGCGACTGCAACTGCAAAAATTAAAGCTAAGAAAAAAGAAATCGAAGATCTCAATAAAGCTTTACAGAAGCAGAAACTTGTTCTTTCCCTTGAGGCAAAACAGGATAAAGAGCTTGAACTTAAGCGTAAGTATAGAGATTATCAGGATCTTGCACAGGCTACCCAGAGAAAAATTCAGGTCGAAGAGCAGAAAGTGCGCGTACCTGTTATAGAAATGATCAGCAAGATCGTACAGGAATATGGCAAAAAGAATGGCTATGCCGTAATTTTTGATAAAGCCGCTACTGGATTCATTTATGTTAACGACGCAGTCGATGTAACAAATGAAATCATGCTTGAAATGAATCGTGCCTACAGAGCCGGCAAAAAGTAG